TCCTGATGGAGAAACCATCAGACAACATGGCTTTTTTTATGACTGGACTCCATTGACTTTGGTAACTATACTTGCTAATTCTTATTCTTGGACAATGAACCTTGTTAAAGTGGTCTGAGGGTTAAATTGTAATTCTGCTGCAATCAGTACCTTGTTTGAGTTTCCTATACCAGTGAGGAGGAAAAATCATTAGAAAGAAACACTTTGATGACCAAAATTTGTCGCTGTCAATTTGATTCATTCACTGCATAGTAATAAGCTCCCATTAGATAAGCAATACGTTCAAATACgcatttcacatatatcacatttgcATATGTGCTTCTAAGGTTTGAGCCAGATGTGCTGTGTTGTACTTCAATTATGCGCAATAATTTGAAGCCATTCTACTTTTGTGACTTTGTTTATTCTGACTATGCATAGGAAGTTGTCCACGGGACACTtctagtcaaatgaattaatTCCTCATGTTTTGAATTATAAATTGGTCAGTATCTTTTTCTGCTTATTTACTCAGTGAATGACTATCCTCGTATTATTGGAGTTACCGATTCCTTCCAGTAGGCTATCTTCTGAAGTTTTGTTATTAAGGCATTAATATATAGATCTTTTCATAGATAAATAACCTCTATGAGGATAAACAGGGTTAATTGTAGGATACGCTTTTGTTTGTTAACATAAAACATTTGGGATTTATGCATCTGATGATAGACTTGGATGTTTGAGGCAAGCCATTTGATGGTGTTTGAATACTTCAAATTCTCAtgctttttgtcttttattcaGATCCCTGTGATATTCAATGCTGTTGGTGGGATTCTAGTTGGCCTTGTGACATCTTATGCTGGTGGTGTACGAAAGGCAAGTCTTGCCCCTTAACTTTTACTATTTGTTAGGGTGGAGCAGACAGTATTTAAATCGTGCTGTTCTAATAAATACTTGTTTTCCATTTGCGATGGGCTAATCCATCAAAAACTTGATGTATACCCTAGAAATTTTGGACACCTAATTTCAAGAAATATAGGCTTTGGAGTGCAAGAATATAGGCCAATCAACAAAGGTACATATGCAGGAATCCAGGGGTAGAGGAAGAagaatattttggggtgaactGATATGGTGGGATGCTTTTCTAGTAATTGGTTGGCTGTCTGTAGTTGAAGGCTTTTGTTTTAGTGTAGCATCACTAATTGTGATTTCATCTGCCTAGTTCTACATCTATAGATGCCAAAATAACTAGTTCCAGAAAGGTCGACATGGTAGCTAGCAGCCTGGCCAGCCATAAATTTGAGATAACAATCCTTTTTcgggaaaaatcagaaaaaaaaaagaaaatacatTTACTCAATCGATAATATGTTTCCTGACAATTGAGTTTTGGGTTTTGTTATTCGGTATTATCTCAACTCTTGGTGTTTTTTTTGGGAAATTAGTGTGAAATATCTATTAACATGCGCATTACTTGCAAATTGGATAAAGTAGTTTATAGGAGTATTGTGAAGCTCTAGAGCATACCAATATTATTTTCCTGTGATTGAGGTAAGTGTGTCTCGCCTTTGATGCCCATATTTCTTTTCCTGTTGCCTGCTTCCatctccttcttttctttccctcttgCATGCAGTTTAAGCGTTTAACGTCTTGTCTTGTCTTGTCCAAAATGCCTGCAGGGATTTGTCATTGTTTCTGCACTTCTCGTCACTGCTCTGTTACAGTTTGTCTTTGATGGCAAACCACCTTCCTTGTACTGTCTTGTGGCATTACCACTGGTGATTACCAGCGTATCAGTCTACCAGAAGTACCCATACGGAGTCAAAGCAAAGGAGGCATGAGATGTTATGAACTGCTATGTGGGAGATAGTATACTATGCCGATTGGTTTTACTTGCATTAACATCAGTTAATGAGTGAGGAAATATGCTGGCATTTTTTAGGAGCCTTCCTCGCTTTGGATAGCGTACTGAGTTTGTTCTTGCTAGTCAAATTCATCCGGTGTCAAGTGTCAATCAAATGTAGCTGGACTCTGTTCTTTATTATCTTAGAGGACGATATAAAGATAATCTGCAAAGACGCAAATTATCAGGTGCAAAGAGAAGATGCAAAGATGCAAATGCTAGAGCTACCACTGCATGCTATTCACATTTCTGGTTGCCCTTCTTTTCGTCTTGTTACTTGTTACAATGTACTATCAGgttattatcattatttttaTCTGGGGGATAGTAAAAGGGCCTCAGAAGAGGAACATTCTCTTGGTTTGGAACTGAACATGAAATTTAAGCTTTGGCATGTGAAACTGTACCGACAAAAAGACTAATGTCTTGTGTTAAACGCAATGTACATGCCGTACATCTTTTTGGTAGCATTAGCAATAGAACTGCCTCTGTTTTGGTGATTTTAATAGTGCGAGCCACACACCTTATTTACACACACTGATTTGTTTGCAACTAATGTATAACACCCAAACACTGTCTTTTGACGTCATTTGTTCTtctataactttttttttttttgcggaaaattattttttatatgtAATCATGCTTACAATCTTGAAGttaaaccaagtaaacaaataATTTCGACTTTAACCCCGTTTATTCTCAGTAAAGTAATTGATTTTagaaatcaaaagatcaaaagacAAAACGATACGATCATGGagtctctctctttttttaattatttttttgaggCATCAGTAAATTATGTTAAAATCCAATTTGGCAAATCCGACACCTTGAGGGAGCTGGTGGTTGGGCTGCATCCACAAAATCACGGCTAACCAATAAAAGTGAGCCAACAAAATTCGACCCGGCCCAACAGCTAAACCCTTTCTTTCTCCTTCCACTGATCATTTTAAGTAGAGATCAGAAAACCTCTGAACGATCTCAAAATCACTGCAGAAATACACACTTTCACACTCCCAAACGCGCACAGAAGCATAAAGATGGCAAGTAGATTGGGAAGAAGAGTAGTACACTTTGCAAACCTACCAATTAAGCTCCTCATGCCCTCCTCTTTCTCCAATATTAGGGAAATTGCCCTCAAAACCATCCCTTCTGCCTCCAAGGTATGTACTTTTCTCCACCTCAAAATGGGATATATCTTTTCTTGATTTGTACtaaagtttgaatttttattcattttttctcATATTAATCTggtggggttttttttttccatgtagATTGAGATAAAGAGGGTTTTAGAGTCCCTTTATGGTTTTGAGGTTGACAAAGTGAGGACTTTGAATATGGatgggaagaagaagaagagaggtgGGCTGTTGATTGCGAAACCAGATTACAAGAAGGCTTATGTGACCCTGAAAAATCCTTTATCAATTTCACCTGATGTGTATCCCATTAGAATGATTGAGGAGGACAAGAAGAACATGGCTAAGCCCTCGAAAAAATCAAGCATGTTGGAGGATGGTGAGCCCAGGACTCCACATTGGCTTGATGAGAGGAAAGATAGGTCCAATGGGTTCAGGCAAGAGAGGTTCGGATCCCCTCGTCGTGGTGGCCATAGTCGTGATGGTCCTGGTGGTGGGGGTAGTACTGGTGCAGCGGCTGCCAAGTTCCCGTGGAGCAGTATGAAGTCCTTTGCTAGGTAGAATTCAAAATATTCTGCTGTCAAATTTGAGAATTAGCATTTTGGTGATCAAGTATGAAGTCGATTGCTATGTAGAATTTGGAACATTTAGTTTTTGAAATGCGAGATGAGAATTGGTGTTATTTATGTGGCTGGGTTGATAAGTTACTTAGCTTTTTAGCTTTATTAGCTTCAACAAGGTTAATGATGAAAGATGACGATGTAGTATTAATACGAGTATACAGGCAGCTGGAATCTTTTTTTGGCCAATAGTGTTGTTAATACCTGAATTTTGCTAACTTTTTTTGATTGAGATCACTGATGTTATCAAGCTCTGCTCTACCGGATTGTGATGTTTTCCTTCAACCGCTAAACATAATATTTGCTTTGAACTGTTGGAGGTTGATAATTGATAGCATGTGCATACTGATTGTCTTTTACTGCTTTTGCTTTGCAAGCCATTGACAAGCCATGAGTTGGTTAATTCTGTGCTTATTGAGAAATTAATGCACAGATAGTTGTTCTTTGGTTTCCTCTAGGAAATTTTTACTTCATCTGGTTTGTAGAGGATTATAGATCTGCAATCATTAGAAAGTATGTTGACAGAGAAGCTGCACTCTCATCGCAAATGTATGTTATTCGTGGCTCAA
This sequence is a window from Coffea eugenioides isolate CCC68of chromosome 7, Ceug_1.0, whole genome shotgun sequence. Protein-coding genes within it:
- the LOC113777928 gene encoding uncharacterized protein LOC113777928, whose product is MASRLGRRVVHFANLPIKLLMPSSFSNIREIALKTIPSASKIEIKRVLESLYGFEVDKVRTLNMDGKKKKRGGLLIAKPDYKKAYVTLKNPLSISPDVYPIRMIEEDKKNMAKPSKKSSMLEDGEPRTPHWLDERKDRSNGFRQERFGSPRRGGHSRDGPGGGGSTGAAAAKFPWSSMKSFAR